In Leptolyngbya sp. SIO1E4, one DNA window encodes the following:
- a CDS encoding pentapeptide repeat-containing protein, with the protein MANEEQLAKLRAGIEDWNHWREENPGLEIDLSRANLSNASLNAANLKGVNFSRTNFIGASLSEADLTDATLTRADLSGADVNKANLTGADLTGANLLGADLADTILNRAILTGVNLNRSDLSNVNLSQCNLSKASLIGVEMSRANLSAANLSAANLKRAELQRANLAQADLAEAILIDARLSSANLKEASLAGSNLSGARLNRANLEKANLKAANLKEANLLGANLNAAILEKAELTNVNLSGADLTTASFQEANLENAMLDGATFSNTVMPDGTVRTEP; encoded by the coding sequence ATGGCGAATGAAGAGCAACTTGCAAAACTCAGGGCAGGCATTGAAGACTGGAATCATTGGCGTGAAGAAAACCCAGGCTTGGAGATTGATTTGAGCCGGGCCAACCTGAGCAACGCCTCCCTCAATGCGGCTAACCTCAAAGGCGTGAACTTTTCCCGCACAAACTTCATCGGGGCCTCTCTCTCTGAGGCAGACTTAACTGACGCCACCCTCACCCGCGCTGACCTCAGTGGCGCGGACGTCAATAAGGCCAACCTGACAGGGGCTGATCTCACCGGTGCGAATTTACTCGGGGCTGACCTGGCAGACACGATTCTCAACAGAGCCATTCTCACCGGAGTCAACCTCAACCGCTCAGATCTGAGCAATGTAAATCTGAGTCAATGTAATCTCAGCAAAGCCAGCTTGATTGGTGTCGAAATGAGTCGGGCCAACCTAAGTGCCGCAAACCTGAGTGCCGCAAACCTCAAACGCGCTGAACTGCAGCGGGCCAACTTAGCCCAGGCAGACTTAGCAGAGGCCATCTTAATCGACGCCCGTCTCTCTAGCGCAAATTTGAAAGAAGCCAGTTTGGCAGGCAGTAATCTGAGTGGCGCTCGTCTTAACCGGGCCAACCTAGAGAAAGCCAATCTCAAAGCAGCCAACTTGAAAGAGGCCAACCTTTTAGGCGCAAACCTCAACGCTGCAATCTTAGAAAAAGCAGAGTTAACCAATGTGAACCTCAGCGGAGCTGATTTGACCACAGCCAGCTTCCAGGAAGCCAACTTAGAAAACGCCATGTTAGACGGTGCGACCTTTAGCAACACAGTGATGCCGGATGGCACCGTTCGCACTGAACCATGA
- a CDS encoding protein kinase, giving the protein MTHCLNPTCQTPKNPATHRFCQSCGWRLRFGDRYEALYPIGTGHHSRTFLGRDRTTLVHPQCLIKRFTPTGATPLAREAAAERFRQDVVHLAMASRHPQIPDLLGYFERKQQQFLVQQFVVGPTLEQRLQDKGGPFSSEEVLALLQDVLPILNHLHRHQIIHRDLKPLNLCHPPGQEHWWLVDLGAAKPLTATSAVHPGTVVGSAEYTAPEQLRGDATFASDIYSLGVVCLHLLTGLRPFELFDGGQGCWRWRSIVPEVDDRLAAAVDGMVQPVVRDRIPSMAALMTRLGASMPAVPAPKPSSKPSQTPWPALWEGTLETEILAMAPLPGADLLLELTPAGTIGLRSLQTPPTLLHTLAPHTHAPSTLTPHPNEPTFALGTRSGSIEIWSLNQGTWQCRPLSALPTCISQLVFTPNGNTLISGDDQGHIHLWDWVNGTLKATWQDHAKAVTSLAISHNGTTLASGDALGQVKLWHLPTGECLRTLSRHAGAITALCWLAEDQALITAGWDMTLRWCCPATAGILRAVKAQGFFLPVRSLLAHPTHPYVITGSQDGHLQCWDFPATEDIYADQIPAIALAAQTSSAIMGLWLQSPDARATPSLFSVTQTGSLTQRSLPV; this is encoded by the coding sequence ATGACCCATTGCCTCAACCCCACCTGCCAAACGCCTAAAAATCCTGCGACCCATCGCTTCTGCCAGAGTTGCGGTTGGCGGCTGCGATTCGGCGATCGCTACGAGGCCCTTTATCCCATCGGCACCGGACACCATAGCCGCACTTTTTTAGGCCGCGATCGCACCACGCTGGTACACCCCCAGTGCCTGATCAAGCGATTTACCCCAACAGGGGCAACGCCATTGGCCCGTGAGGCCGCCGCAGAGCGCTTTCGCCAAGATGTCGTGCATTTGGCGATGGCCAGCCGACACCCGCAAATTCCTGATTTGCTGGGCTACTTTGAGCGCAAACAGCAGCAGTTTTTAGTCCAGCAGTTTGTGGTCGGGCCGACCCTGGAGCAACGACTGCAGGATAAGGGCGGCCCCTTCAGCAGTGAGGAGGTGTTAGCACTGCTGCAGGATGTGTTACCCATCCTGAATCATCTTCACCGTCACCAGATTATTCACCGAGACCTGAAGCCCCTTAATCTATGTCACCCCCCTGGTCAGGAACACTGGTGGCTGGTGGATTTGGGGGCTGCCAAACCACTCACGGCAACTTCTGCAGTACACCCCGGCACCGTTGTCGGTAGCGCCGAATATACGGCCCCAGAACAGCTCCGCGGAGACGCGACCTTCGCCAGTGATATTTACAGTCTGGGGGTCGTCTGTTTGCATTTACTGACCGGGCTGCGTCCTTTTGAGCTGTTTGATGGGGGCCAGGGCTGTTGGCGCTGGCGTAGCATTGTTCCCGAGGTGGATGACCGATTGGCCGCAGCCGTAGATGGCATGGTGCAGCCGGTCGTGCGCGATCGCATCCCCTCTATGGCAGCCCTGATGACCCGGTTGGGAGCATCTATGCCAGCGGTACCAGCCCCAAAGCCTTCCTCCAAACCTTCCCAAACCCCATGGCCAGCCCTCTGGGAAGGCACCTTAGAGACTGAGATTTTAGCCATGGCCCCTCTCCCTGGTGCCGATCTATTGCTGGAGTTAACACCCGCAGGAACGATTGGGCTGAGATCACTCCAAACCCCTCCAACCCTCCTACACACCCTGGCCCCCCATACCCATGCCCCATCAACCCTCACACCGCACCCCAATGAACCGACTTTTGCCCTAGGCACCCGATCCGGGTCGATAGAAATCTGGAGCCTCAATCAAGGGACCTGGCAGTGTCGCCCATTATCCGCTCTTCCCACCTGCATTTCACAGTTGGTTTTCACACCCAATGGCAATACCTTAATCAGTGGGGACGATCAGGGCCACATCCACCTGTGGGATTGGGTCAATGGCACTCTCAAAGCAACTTGGCAAGACCATGCCAAAGCGGTCACCAGCCTGGCAATCAGCCATAACGGCACCACCTTGGCCAGCGGCGACGCTCTAGGCCAGGTTAAACTTTGGCACCTCCCGACAGGCGAGTGTTTAAGAACGTTAAGCCGCCACGCAGGGGCGATTACGGCGCTGTGCTGGCTCGCTGAGGATCAGGCCTTGATCACAGCCGGGTGGGATATGACCCTGCGCTGGTGCTGCCCGGCAACAGCCGGTATTTTGCGCGCCGTTAAAGCGCAAGGATTTTTCTTACCGGTGCGATCGCTACTCGCACACCCCACCCACCCCTATGTCATAACCGGCAGCCAAGATGGGCATCTCCAGTGTTGGGATTTTCCTGCTACCGAAGATATCTATGCCGATCAAATTCCGGCGATCGCCTTAGCGGCTCAAACCTCATCTGCGATCATGGGCCTTTGGCTGCAGTCTCCTGATGCTCGGGCGACTCCAAGTCTGTTCAGCGTGACCCAGACAGGAAGCCTCACCCAGCGATCGTTGCCCGTTTAG
- a CDS encoding endonuclease/exonuclease/phosphatase family protein, producing the protein MKPLLLGLFILISSGIAALVLFFLWASSGRYPVDRYAHQVTRDDYPLKTEAEEVTVVSYNIGYLSGLTNNQAVSRSRQLYDKNLATAIASLQSVNPDLVALQEVDLGSKRSFNVDQVAEISQAIESPQQAIAINWDKRYVPFPSWPPSAHFGAILSGQAILSRFPVTRHERLVLEKVPSNPFYYNALYLDRLAQVAEVAIGDRTLIVINIHLEAFDGSTRLNQTTFVRQLAEDYAKQHPVLLVGDFNSALNRDLEGEPRSIQTMLESPVFSPAIPADQFTDAAQFTYPADTPQYKLDYIFYTPQTLELLEVSVLAAAAQASDHLPLIMRLRLR; encoded by the coding sequence ATGAAACCACTTCTGCTGGGGCTGTTCATTCTAATTAGCAGCGGCATCGCCGCCCTGGTTCTCTTTTTTCTCTGGGCCAGTTCTGGACGCTACCCCGTTGATCGCTACGCCCATCAGGTCACACGCGATGACTATCCCCTCAAAACCGAGGCCGAGGAAGTCACCGTTGTGTCTTACAACATCGGCTACCTATCGGGGTTAACCAATAATCAGGCGGTCAGCCGCAGCCGCCAGCTCTATGACAAAAATCTGGCTACAGCGATCGCCAGTCTCCAGTCTGTGAACCCTGATCTGGTAGCACTGCAGGAGGTTGATCTTGGCTCAAAGCGCTCGTTCAACGTCGATCAGGTCGCTGAAATTTCCCAGGCAATTGAATCTCCCCAGCAGGCGATCGCTATCAACTGGGACAAACGATATGTCCCGTTTCCGAGCTGGCCTCCATCGGCGCACTTTGGTGCAATTCTCTCAGGGCAGGCGATTTTGAGTCGCTTTCCCGTCACTCGCCATGAGCGCCTTGTGCTCGAGAAGGTGCCCAGTAACCCTTTTTATTACAACGCCCTCTATCTAGATCGGCTGGCTCAAGTCGCTGAAGTTGCCATCGGCGATCGCACCCTGATCGTCATCAACATCCACTTAGAAGCCTTTGATGGGTCAACCCGATTGAACCAAACTACCTTTGTGCGCCAGTTAGCAGAAGACTATGCCAAACAGCATCCTGTTCTGCTGGTCGGTGACTTCAACAGCGCCCTCAATCGCGACCTGGAAGGCGAGCCTCGCTCTATCCAAACCATGTTGGAGTCACCGGTCTTTTCCCCAGCGATTCCAGCCGATCAGTTTACCGACGCTGCCCAATTTACCTATCCCGCTGACACCCCACAATACAAGCTAGACTACATTTTCTACACGCCCCAAACCCTGGAACTTCTGGAGGTCAGTGTGTTGGCCGCTGCCGCTCAAGCGTCTGACCATCTGCCCCTTATCATGCGCCTGCGGTTGCGATGA
- the cax gene encoding calcium/proton exchanger has product MLVRNLIFYGLLVFVPISIAAHFLSWGDLVVFVTAALAIIPLAGWMGTATEEIAVVLGPSWGGLLNATFGNATELIIALLALKEGLVNIVKSSIVGSIVGNLLLVMGLSMLLGGIRYKEQTFQSVVARVNASAMNLAVIAILLPTAVNFTSEGIPDPVLQKLSQAVAIVLIGVYALTLLFSMKTHSYLYDAGTAEDEVETAAVSAEKGMAPASKLPAETHSTAHAHGHKPNLKVWIPVLLVATLVVAVESELLVDALEVATEELGFTKLFTGVIVLPIIGNAAEHATAVTVAMKNKMDLSVSVSVGSSLQIALFVAPLLVLAGWVLGQPMDLNFNPFELVAVAVAVLIANSISSDGRSNWLEGTLLLATYVVLGLAFYFHPVIEGIG; this is encoded by the coding sequence ATGTTGGTCAGAAACCTCATTTTTTACGGTCTGCTCGTGTTTGTTCCGATCTCAATTGCGGCTCATTTTCTGAGCTGGGGCGACCTTGTGGTTTTTGTCACGGCAGCCCTCGCCATTATTCCGCTAGCAGGCTGGATGGGGACGGCCACCGAAGAAATTGCCGTGGTGCTGGGACCCTCTTGGGGGGGCTTGCTGAACGCTACCTTCGGCAATGCCACAGAACTCATCATCGCCCTTTTAGCCTTAAAGGAGGGGCTAGTCAATATTGTCAAATCCAGCATTGTGGGCTCGATTGTCGGTAACCTGCTGCTGGTCATGGGATTGTCAATGTTGTTGGGTGGTATTCGATATAAAGAACAGACGTTTCAATCGGTGGTGGCTCGGGTGAATGCGTCTGCTATGAATCTGGCTGTGATCGCTATTTTGCTGCCCACCGCCGTTAACTTCACGTCAGAGGGGATTCCAGACCCAGTCCTGCAAAAACTATCACAGGCAGTTGCGATCGTCCTGATTGGGGTTTATGCGCTAACGCTGTTGTTTTCCATGAAAACTCACAGCTATTTATACGATGCCGGAACCGCAGAGGACGAAGTCGAAACCGCAGCGGTGTCAGCAGAAAAGGGAATGGCCCCTGCCTCAAAACTCCCTGCGGAAACCCATTCAACCGCTCATGCCCATGGACACAAACCCAATTTAAAAGTTTGGATTCCAGTGTTGCTCGTAGCGACTCTTGTGGTTGCCGTAGAATCTGAGCTGCTCGTGGATGCCTTGGAAGTGGCCACAGAAGAGCTGGGCTTTACCAAATTATTCACAGGGGTGATCGTGTTGCCCATCATTGGTAATGCTGCAGAGCATGCAACGGCGGTCACAGTGGCCATGAAGAACAAGATGGATCTCTCGGTTTCTGTTTCAGTGGGATCCAGCCTGCAAATTGCCCTGTTTGTGGCCCCGTTGCTCGTGCTGGCTGGCTGGGTGTTAGGGCAGCCTATGGATTTAAACTTTAATCCCTTTGAGCTGGTCGCGGTCGCGGTTGCGGTATTGATTGCCAATTCCATCAGTTCTGATGGTCGTTCTAACTGGTTAGAAGGCACTCTATTGCTAGCAACTTATGTGGTTTTAGGCTTAGCGTTTTACTTTCACCCGGTGATTGAGGGAATAGGGTAG
- the glgP gene encoding alpha-glucan family phosphorylase, whose amino-acid sequence MNPITRLKAKLPSPLRRLADLAYNYWWSWTPERISLFSTIEPTIWQNCHHNSVALLESVAHERLSQIAEDPQYLKRLQILAHQFDLYMRDQATWADHVAPHLTPEDPVAYFCLEYGLHESLPIYCGGLGVLAGDYLKSASDLGVPTVGVGLLYKQGYVRQHLNRSGWQEDFYRDNDFEHMPLELVRDEYGQPITVKVMVRQRTVRIQVWKVRIGRVDLYLLDADRPDNDPIDRRLTGQLYGGNRETRMAQEILLGIGGVRMLHALEIEPAIYHINEGHSAFALLEVARQEMQYSGQSFYEVEGWVRDRSVFTTHTPVPDGNDVFSADMMDSFFGDYWPQLGLTREEFLNLGARRFGDPWEPFGMSVLALRMTRQANGVSQRHGEVSRQMWQILYPDKAEDAVPIGHITNGVHARSWIAPLMADLYSQHLGADWSLHLSDEDRWRKVEAISDRELWQRHCILKERLVAYTRAQVLASRLARGEAADDITAVDRLLDPQVLTLGFARRFSPYKRGALLFKDLQRAIRILSHVRRPIQIIFAGKARPGDDEGKRIIQRLMEWCRHPALRDRVAFIEDYDMYTAELMVHGVDVWLNTPRRPTEACGIGGQKAAFNGVINCSVLDGWWCEAYDPGRVGKPSNGWAIGEEIDTSDQEVQNQVDAESLYTLLEREIAPLFYDHDRSGIPHKWVAMMKASIYTHAPRFNSDRMVAEYVTQAYLGETPSELGAVVASQVA is encoded by the coding sequence ATGAATCCCATCACTCGACTCAAAGCTAAACTCCCGTCACCCCTGCGCCGTCTAGCCGATCTTGCCTACAACTACTGGTGGAGTTGGACGCCAGAGCGGATATCCCTGTTCAGCACAATCGAGCCTACGATTTGGCAAAATTGCCACCACAACTCAGTGGCTTTGCTAGAGTCTGTAGCCCATGAGCGCCTGTCTCAGATTGCTGAAGATCCGCAATACCTTAAGCGCTTGCAGATTTTAGCCCATCAGTTTGATTTGTACATGCGGGACCAGGCAACGTGGGCTGATCATGTCGCCCCTCACCTCACCCCCGAAGATCCGGTGGCTTATTTTTGCTTAGAGTATGGCTTACATGAATCTTTACCGATTTATTGCGGCGGGTTAGGGGTTCTGGCTGGAGATTATTTGAAATCGGCCTCTGATTTAGGGGTGCCGACGGTGGGCGTGGGGCTGCTCTACAAACAAGGGTATGTGCGCCAACATCTCAATCGCAGCGGTTGGCAAGAAGATTTTTACCGCGACAATGATTTCGAGCACATGCCTCTAGAACTGGTGCGCGATGAGTACGGGCAACCCATTACCGTCAAGGTCATGGTGCGACAGCGCACGGTGCGGATTCAGGTATGGAAGGTGCGCATTGGTCGGGTTGATCTGTACCTGCTGGATGCCGATCGCCCCGATAATGACCCCATTGATCGTCGATTGACGGGGCAGCTCTATGGGGGCAACCGCGAAACCCGTATGGCCCAAGAGATTTTGCTGGGCATTGGTGGGGTGCGAATGCTCCATGCGCTGGAAATTGAGCCTGCGATTTATCACATCAATGAAGGGCATTCGGCCTTTGCCCTTTTAGAAGTGGCGCGGCAAGAGATGCAGTACTCTGGGCAGTCCTTTTACGAGGTCGAGGGCTGGGTGCGCGATCGCTCGGTGTTCACGACCCATACCCCGGTGCCGGATGGGAATGATGTCTTTTCCGCAGACATGATGGATTCTTTCTTTGGGGACTACTGGCCCCAGCTTGGGCTGACTCGAGAGGAGTTCTTAAACCTGGGGGCCCGACGCTTTGGAGATCCTTGGGAGCCATTTGGCATGTCGGTGCTGGCGCTGCGAATGACGCGTCAAGCGAATGGGGTGAGCCAGCGCCACGGAGAAGTGTCTCGCCAGATGTGGCAAATTCTGTACCCCGATAAAGCGGAAGACGCAGTGCCCATTGGGCATATCACCAATGGCGTGCATGCCCGCAGTTGGATAGCACCCCTCATGGCTGATTTATATAGCCAGCATTTAGGGGCAGACTGGTCTCTGCACCTGTCCGATGAAGATCGTTGGCGTAAGGTAGAGGCCATCTCCGATCGAGAACTGTGGCAGCGTCACTGCATCTTAAAAGAACGGCTGGTGGCTTACACTCGGGCCCAGGTGCTGGCTTCCCGATTGGCGCGGGGAGAGGCTGCCGATGACATTACCGCCGTTGATCGTCTGCTGGACCCTCAGGTGCTGACCCTCGGCTTCGCCCGTCGCTTTAGCCCCTATAAGCGGGGGGCGCTGTTATTCAAAGATTTACAGCGGGCTATTCGCATCCTGTCCCATGTTCGTCGACCGATCCAGATCATTTTTGCAGGCAAAGCGAGGCCCGGTGATGACGAGGGAAAACGCATTATCCAGCGGCTGATGGAATGGTGCCGTCACCCAGCCTTGCGCGATCGCGTCGCCTTCATCGAAGACTACGATATGTATACGGCTGAGCTGATGGTGCATGGCGTGGATGTTTGGCTCAATACCCCACGCCGCCCCACAGAAGCCTGTGGCATTGGGGGGCAAAAAGCCGCTTTCAACGGCGTTATTAACTGCAGCGTGTTAGATGGGTGGTGGTGCGAAGCCTATGACCCTGGTCGGGTAGGTAAGCCCAGCAATGGCTGGGCCATTGGTGAAGAAATCGACACTAGCGATCAAGAAGTGCAAAACCAAGTAGATGCCGAGTCCCTGTACACGCTGCTAGAACGAGAAATTGCGCCCTTGTTCTATGATCATGATCGCAGTGGGATTCCCCACAAATGGGTCGCCATGATGAAAGCCTCGATCTATACCCATGCCCCTCGGTTCAACAGCGATCGCATGGTCGCTGAGTATGTGACCCAGGCCTACCTTGGAGAAACCCCCTCTGAACTCGGGGCAGTGGTCGCTAGCCAAGTTGCCTAA
- a CDS encoding Tab2/Atab2 family RNA-binding protein yields MVIWEADCYRRPLQDDAGRPLWELLVCDAPFQFTYGVMAPQSDVNRDWVQHHLQIAMQKAAQKPTEIRAFRPQSVSLLQAAGQALGLPVRPMRYTPTLKQWLVQRSRWYPSQPTFSGEAYDPLTLDHPAPVPVPESLWGEQWRFGSLSAQDFQESLRHEPIPIQAVPGDWLPLQVGLASTTAIPGMIIDAGRQAMALAQWLQAQQPAALTYMPGAPDGVVLSAGLVERWVLTTFEDDQVKAAARTFSDRQHQAKGLHFLLVRPDDSGMTFTGLWLLRL; encoded by the coding sequence ATGGTTATTTGGGAAGCTGATTGCTATCGTCGTCCTCTTCAAGATGATGCAGGACGCCCCCTCTGGGAGTTACTGGTGTGTGATGCCCCTTTCCAATTTACCTATGGGGTGATGGCGCCCCAATCTGACGTGAATCGTGACTGGGTGCAGCACCACTTGCAAATTGCGATGCAAAAAGCTGCTCAGAAACCCACAGAAATTCGAGCATTTCGCCCCCAGTCTGTATCTTTGCTGCAGGCAGCTGGTCAAGCTTTGGGCTTGCCGGTGCGGCCCATGCGATATACCCCAACCTTGAAGCAGTGGTTGGTACAGCGATCGCGCTGGTATCCATCACAGCCCACCTTCTCAGGGGAAGCCTACGACCCGCTGACCCTAGATCACCCCGCCCCTGTCCCAGTTCCAGAGTCTTTATGGGGAGAACAGTGGCGCTTTGGCAGCCTTTCTGCCCAAGATTTTCAGGAGAGCTTAAGACATGAGCCGATCCCAATTCAAGCTGTCCCCGGAGACTGGCTGCCGCTCCAGGTGGGGCTCGCGAGCACAACGGCCATCCCCGGCATGATTATTGATGCCGGACGACAAGCCATGGCTTTGGCGCAGTGGCTGCAGGCACAACAGCCTGCGGCTTTAACATACATGCCGGGTGCCCCCGATGGGGTGGTGCTGTCAGCGGGACTGGTGGAGCGCTGGGTGCTCACCACCTTCGAAGATGACCAGGTAAAAGCTGCCGCCAGAACCTTTAGCGATCGCCAACATCAGGCGAAAGGCCTCCACTTTTTACTCGTGCGCCCGGATGATTCTGGGATGACTTTCACGGGGTTATGGCTATTACGCCTGTGA
- a CDS encoding S-methyl-5'-thioadenosine phosphorylase, with translation MTAQAQIGIIGGSGLYQMDALTDVEEVQIDTPFGAPSDALVVGTLEGARVAFLARHGRNHTLMPSELPFRANIYAMKAIGVGYLISASAVGSLQAEVKPLDMVIPDQFIDRTKNRISTFFGDGIVAHIAFGDPICPHLAKVLADAVASLELPEVTLHRGGTYVCMEGPAFSTKAESNLYRSWGATVIGMTNLPEAKLAREAEIAYATLALATDYDCWHPDHDSVTVEMVIGNLQKNAKNAQEVIRAAVRQLSKQAPVSDAHHALKYAVLTPLDKAPQATLEKLNLLLQKYL, from the coding sequence ATGACAGCACAGGCTCAGATCGGCATTATCGGTGGCAGCGGTCTTTACCAAATGGATGCCCTCACCGATGTAGAAGAAGTTCAGATAGATACCCCTTTTGGTGCGCCCTCAGATGCGCTAGTGGTAGGAACGTTAGAGGGGGCACGGGTTGCCTTTTTGGCCCGTCATGGGCGTAACCATACCTTGATGCCCTCAGAACTCCCCTTTCGCGCCAACATTTATGCCATGAAGGCGATCGGGGTAGGGTATCTCATTTCAGCTTCAGCAGTGGGGTCTCTACAGGCTGAGGTCAAGCCGCTGGATATGGTCATTCCCGATCAGTTTATTGACCGCACTAAAAACCGCATTTCCACCTTTTTTGGGGACGGCATTGTTGCCCACATTGCCTTTGGAGACCCTATCTGTCCCCATCTCGCTAAGGTTTTGGCGGATGCGGTTGCCAGCCTTGAACTGCCGGAAGTGACCCTGCACCGAGGTGGTACCTACGTCTGTATGGAAGGGCCTGCCTTTTCTACTAAGGCCGAATCCAATTTGTATCGCAGCTGGGGTGCAACGGTGATTGGCATGACTAACTTGCCCGAGGCAAAACTTGCCCGGGAAGCCGAAATTGCCTATGCGACCCTGGCCCTGGCGACCGACTATGATTGCTGGCATCCTGACCACGACAGCGTCACGGTTGAGATGGTGATTGGCAACTTGCAAAAGAATGCCAAAAATGCCCAGGAAGTTATTCGAGCGGCAGTCCGACAGCTCAGCAAACAGGCTCCCGTATCTGATGCGCACCATGCCCTGAAATATGCCGTGCTGACGCCTTTAGATAAAGCACCCCAGGCTACTTTAGAGAAACTGAACCTGCTGTTACAGAAATATTTGTAG
- a CDS encoding MinD/ParA family protein, whose translation MPRVVSVHSYRGGTGKSNFTANLATTVALQGCRVGVVDTDLPSPGIHNLFGLEPEQTHQTLNSYLWGESSIADAAYDVSDNVGIGGEGTLFLVPSSVKADDIARILKNGYDVKLMNDGFRSLVKALQLDYLFIDTHPGLSKETFLSIAISHVLILILRPDKQDYQGTAVTVDVARQLKVRKMLLTLNKVYSTLNQAALKQKVEETYHETVAGVFPLSEDVVQLASEGVFCMKYPDHSVSQEFRKVAQQITEA comes from the coding sequence ATGCCAAGAGTTGTTTCAGTACACTCCTATCGAGGCGGTACGGGTAAGTCTAACTTTACGGCTAATTTGGCAACAACGGTGGCGCTGCAAGGGTGTCGAGTAGGGGTGGTTGATACCGATTTACCCTCCCCGGGAATTCACAATCTCTTTGGTCTAGAGCCGGAGCAAACCCATCAAACTTTGAACAGTTACCTCTGGGGTGAAAGCTCGATCGCAGATGCTGCCTACGATGTCAGCGACAATGTGGGTATTGGCGGAGAAGGAACGTTGTTTCTGGTTCCTTCCAGCGTCAAAGCGGATGATATCGCCCGAATTTTAAAGAATGGCTACGATGTTAAGTTGATGAATGACGGGTTTCGCAGTCTCGTCAAAGCGCTGCAGTTAGACTATTTGTTCATTGATACTCATCCAGGATTATCTAAGGAAACCTTTTTATCGATCGCGATTTCCCATGTGTTAATCCTGATTTTGCGTCCTGACAAGCAAGATTATCAGGGCACAGCGGTCACGGTAGATGTGGCGCGGCAGCTTAAGGTTCGCAAAATGCTGTTAACCCTTAATAAGGTTTACAGCACGTTGAATCAAGCTGCTCTGAAACAGAAAGTTGAGGAAACCTACCACGAAACAGTGGCAGGGGTTTTTCCTTTGTCGGAAGACGTGGTGCAGCTAGCGAGTGAAGGCGTGTTTTGTATGAAATATCCAGACCATTCGGTGAGCCAAGAGTTTCGTAAAGTTGCCCAGCAAATTACGGAGGCATAG
- the glsA gene encoding glutaminase A → MSDIGDLQSLASSITAVTSPFRNYLTELHEKHQALDEGAVADYIPELALAQPEWFGICVVTQDGQVFDVGDCDQLFTIQSISKAFVFGLALEDHGREYVNSKVSVEPTGEAFNAIVLDEATNRPYNPMVNAGAIATADLIKGNNGTERLKRLLAMFKRYTGREHDINVPVFLSEKATGYRNRAMSYLMLNFGMVGDKIDETLDLYFQQCSIMVTARDLAMLSATLANGGVNPVTQERALDERYVQDVISVMLTCGMYDASGEWAYQVGMPAKSGVGGGILAVVPGKLGIGTFSPRLDAKGNSVRGIQVCQDLSRDFGLHLFNVAKPERDLAAWLDGSDVDSW, encoded by the coding sequence ATGTCGGATATTGGAGATTTGCAGTCCCTCGCTAGTTCAATTACTGCGGTTACTTCGCCCTTCCGAAATTATTTGACCGAGCTACACGAAAAACATCAAGCCCTCGACGAGGGAGCTGTTGCCGATTACATTCCTGAACTGGCGCTAGCGCAACCCGAGTGGTTTGGCATTTGTGTCGTCACTCAGGATGGGCAGGTCTTTGACGTGGGTGATTGTGACCAGCTATTTACCATTCAATCTATTTCAAAGGCGTTTGTATTTGGCCTCGCCCTAGAAGATCACGGACGGGAATACGTCAATAGCAAGGTCAGCGTAGAGCCAACGGGGGAGGCCTTTAACGCGATTGTGCTGGATGAAGCCACAAATCGCCCCTATAACCCCATGGTGAATGCAGGGGCGATCGCCACCGCAGATTTAATCAAGGGCAATAATGGCACTGAGCGTCTCAAGCGATTGCTGGCGATGTTCAAACGCTATACAGGCCGTGAGCACGACATCAACGTGCCTGTCTTCTTATCAGAAAAGGCTACGGGGTATCGCAATCGGGCGATGTCGTACCTGATGCTTAACTTTGGCATGGTGGGCGACAAAATTGACGAAACCTTGGATCTGTATTTTCAGCAATGCTCGATCATGGTAACTGCGCGCGATTTGGCCATGCTGTCGGCGACGCTGGCAAATGGCGGCGTAAACCCCGTGACCCAGGAACGGGCATTAGATGAACGCTACGTGCAAGATGTGATTAGCGTGATGTTGACCTGTGGTATGTATGATGCCTCGGGTGAATGGGCCTACCAGGTGGGGATGCCTGCCAAGAGTGGGGTGGGGGGCGGCATTTTAGCGGTGGTTCCTGGCAAACTGGGCATCGGCACCTTTTCACCCCGGTTGGATGCCAAAGGCAACAGTGTACGAGGCATTCAGGTCTGCCAAGATTTGTCCAGAGATTTTGGCTTGCATTTGTTTAATGTGGCCAAACCAGAGCGGGATCTTGCCGCTTGGTTGGATGGCAGCGATGTTGATAGCTGGTAA